DNA sequence from the Synergistota bacterium genome:
AAAAGCCTTCACCTCTTCCCTCCAAATCTATCATCCCACTGGATTACTTCAACCTTTACCTTGATCACGCCTTTCTTGACCATATTAAGAAGCTCAGCAGCGAGCTTAGAGAGATCCACTATCCTTCCCTTAACGTAAGGACCCCTGTCTATTATCCTAACTATAACCCACTTACCGGTTTTTAAGTCCGTAACCTTAACGAGCGAGTCGAAGGGCAGCGTTTTTGACGCCGCAACGAGCTTCCTATCCCAGAAGAGCTCTCCACTTGCGGTTCGCCTCATATTCCAGCGTCTTCCACCATACCATGAAGCATAACCTACCATTATCCTCGGGTGAGAGAGTCTTCGAGACCATAGTCTGTAAGCCTGAAGACGAGACATCCCATAACAAAGGTTATTCAACCACTTGGCAGCAAGGTAAAATGGCGTTGTTTTATTCCTCTCTGCGTCTTGCGCCGTAATCTTGAAGATATTAATTCCATCATATCGGATTAAATAGCCTCCATCCCTCGCCTTAACCGCCTCGAACTTTCTGAAAAGTATCCCTCTCTTCCAGAGGGAATTTATCTTACAAGCGAAAT
Encoded proteins:
- a CDS encoding septal ring lytic transglycosylase RlpA family protein — translated: MGKRTVFLTLVLFLLLLVTASSYALSFPCWYEKKGDLVEVRFSGYLVMRLKGDDAERRANDFACKINSLWKRGILFRKFEAVKARDGGYLIRYDGINIFKITAQDAERNKTTPFYLAAKWLNNLCYGMSRLQAYRLWSRRLSHPRIMVGYASWYGGRRWNMRRTASGELFWDRKLVAASKTLPFDSLVKVTDLKTGKWVIVRIIDRGPYVKGRIVDLSKLAAELLNMVKKGVIKVKVEVIQWDDRFGGKR